From one Phaeobacter sp. G2 genomic stretch:
- a CDS encoding type IV secretion system protein B10: MADQTPPDLQDRLDQFSQRGKSKRRGNSLGVGALAAALALGGAGVAYFLATGLQEGDSALETSDVEAFQDRRPGTGGRLEFPPDETEQRVNDALIAVEEALDVPAATAPEPSADVLAEIAKLREALAASQAARNSEIQSAVADLREAFDEQKAALEALIAEKETELANLQRQTETRIEGLQAMLDAERAQREGLEAELDREGLIADQRLLEERRRQEEEQRQREAERVAEELLTAQIKSPAVVYADGPRGGQSGAAVADPAAAGTGGPVLSGNEQFLQSARPLEVQEAARLTHPERTLTQGSVIQAALQTAINSDLPGSVVAVVSEPVPAFSGDRILIPRGSRLFGQYRSGIEMHQKRILILWTRVLTPDGTSMEIAAVGGDQLGRSGLTGLVDTKFAERFGGAVLISVIGAAPAVAAESANNETTSIVLGDVGSDLQDAVGSVIADQVSIAPTIYVDQGASVTVLVDRDVVIYGGSGSQ; this comes from the coding sequence ATGGCCGATCAAACCCCTCCCGACCTGCAGGACCGTCTCGACCAGTTCAGCCAGCGCGGCAAATCCAAACGCCGGGGCAACAGCCTCGGGGTCGGCGCGCTCGCCGCTGCCCTCGCCCTTGGCGGCGCCGGGGTCGCGTATTTTCTGGCCACCGGCTTGCAGGAAGGCGATAGCGCGCTTGAGACCTCCGATGTCGAGGCCTTCCAGGACCGCCGCCCCGGCACCGGCGGGCGGCTGGAGTTCCCGCCCGACGAGACCGAGCAACGAGTCAATGATGCGCTGATCGCGGTCGAGGAAGCGCTCGACGTGCCCGCAGCCACTGCCCCGGAGCCAAGCGCCGACGTGTTGGCCGAGATCGCCAAGCTGCGCGAGGCCCTCGCCGCCAGCCAGGCCGCCCGCAATTCAGAAATCCAATCCGCAGTCGCGGACCTGCGCGAAGCCTTCGACGAACAGAAAGCGGCATTGGAAGCACTCATCGCCGAGAAGGAAACCGAATTGGCCAACCTGCAGCGCCAGACCGAGACCCGTATCGAGGGGCTGCAGGCCATGCTCGATGCCGAACGGGCGCAGCGCGAGGGGCTCGAGGCCGAGCTCGACCGTGAGGGGCTGATCGCCGATCAGCGGCTTCTCGAAGAGCGCCGTCGGCAAGAAGAGGAACAGCGTCAGCGCGAGGCCGAGCGCGTCGCCGAAGAGCTTCTGACCGCGCAGATCAAGTCCCCAGCGGTGGTCTATGCCGACGGACCGCGCGGTGGCCAAAGTGGCGCTGCGGTGGCCGATCCTGCTGCCGCTGGCACTGGCGGGCCGGTCCTCTCGGGCAACGAGCAGTTCCTGCAAAGCGCGCGACCGCTCGAGGTACAAGAGGCCGCCCGCCTCACCCATCCCGAGCGCACGCTAACCCAGGGGTCCGTCATCCAGGCCGCGCTTCAGACCGCCATCAACAGCGATCTGCCTGGCTCCGTGGTCGCGGTCGTCTCCGAGCCGGTCCCGGCGTTTTCCGGGGACCGGATCCTGATCCCCCGGGGCTCCCGCCTTTTCGGCCAATACCGCTCCGGGATTGAGATGCACCAGAAGCGCATCCTGATCCTCTGGACCCGCGTCCTGACCCCGGACGGCACCTCGATGGAAATCGCGGCCGTTGGTGGCGATCAACTCGGTCGCTCTGGTCTCACCGGTCTGGTCGACACCAAGTTCGCCGAGCGCTTCGGCGGCGCGGTACTGATTTCCGTGATCGGGGCGGCACCGGCCGTCGCGGCGGAAAGCGCCAACAATGAAACCACAAGCATCGTCCTTGGCGATGTCGGCAGCGACCTGCAGGATGCCGTCGGATCGGTCATTGCAGACCAGGTGTCGATCGCGCCGACAATCTATGTCGATCAGGGCGCCTCGGTCACCGTGCTCGTGGACAGGGATGTGGTGATTTACGGGGGTTCCGGTTCACAATGA
- a CDS encoding TrbG/VirB9 family P-type conjugative transfer protein: MKSLPALLSTLLLALALPVAANAEATPQGGPLDIRIRTAVYNENQVYRIETDLRHSTTIHFGAGERFEAVIVGDTESFQVDPIPELGNVLTIKPHVAQASTNMTVITNRRTYSFHLREGSIPNRTGMFFEVRFRYPDEERRAAGATQPKGFEAPRNYNYRVSGEGDFRPSHIYDDGRYTYFVFPENARQPALFKADDQGRERTVNWTQQGNTVRVLGVNTYWTLRIGDEAICAARDESAIYVSN; this comes from the coding sequence ATGAAATCCCTGCCCGCGCTCCTTTCCACACTTCTCCTAGCGCTTGCCCTTCCAGTTGCCGCCAATGCGGAAGCCACCCCCCAAGGCGGACCGCTCGACATCCGCATCCGCACCGCCGTCTATAACGAGAACCAGGTCTACCGGATCGAAACCGATCTTCGGCATTCGACCACGATTCATTTCGGGGCGGGCGAGCGGTTTGAGGCTGTGATTGTCGGCGACACAGAAAGCTTCCAGGTCGACCCGATCCCCGAGCTTGGCAACGTGCTGACGATCAAACCGCATGTGGCGCAAGCCTCGACCAACATGACGGTGATCACCAATCGCCGCACCTATTCCTTCCATCTGCGCGAGGGCTCGATCCCGAACCGCACCGGTATGTTCTTCGAGGTGCGCTTCCGCTACCCCGACGAAGAACGCCGCGCGGCGGGTGCAACCCAGCCGAAAGGCTTCGAGGCACCGCGCAACTATAACTACCGCGTCTCGGGCGAAGGGGATTTCCGCCCCAGCCATATCTATGACGACGGGCGCTATACGTATTTCGTCTTCCCGGAAAACGCCCGTCAGCCTGCTCTCTTCAAAGCCGACGATCAGGGCCGCGAGCGCACGGTGAACTGGACCCAACAGGGCAACACCGTCCGCGTGCTCGGGGTGAACACCTACTGGACGCTGCGTATCGGCGACGAGGCGATCTGCGCCGCCCGCGACGAAAGCGCGATTTACGTGAGCAACTGA
- a CDS encoding type IV secretion system protein, whose translation MKTTATPSASQDRDAFEADFIYGPRRRERFAWFVAAAGVLVGVAGMVAGASLFPLKTTETFVVVVDKETGEMDRVAAVQALTLSESDAIIQANLVAYVDDRETYDLTDGEQRINSVLDRSDGDAARTLRDLWSSTNEDYPITIYGRDAKIEVVIKSVNQIERGVAQVRFTRTLRRPRDTRTVTRSYVATVGYDFQPETRQRLQDVWANPLGFVVTSYRVDAETLEN comes from the coding sequence TTGAAGACAACCGCAACCCCTTCCGCGAGCCAAGACCGCGACGCTTTTGAAGCGGATTTCATCTACGGGCCACGGCGGCGCGAGCGTTTCGCCTGGTTTGTCGCCGCTGCGGGCGTGTTAGTTGGTGTCGCCGGCATGGTCGCGGGCGCAAGCCTCTTTCCCCTCAAGACGACCGAAACCTTCGTGGTCGTGGTCGACAAGGAAACCGGCGAGATGGACCGGGTCGCCGCCGTCCAGGCCCTGACGCTGTCGGAAAGCGATGCCATCATCCAGGCCAATCTCGTGGCCTACGTCGATGACCGCGAAACCTATGACCTGACCGATGGCGAGCAACGCATCAACTCGGTGCTGGACCGCTCGGATGGAGATGCCGCCCGTACGCTGCGTGATCTCTGGTCTTCGACCAATGAAGACTACCCGATCACGATCTACGGACGCGACGCCAAGATCGAGGTGGTGATCAAGTCGGTGAACCAGATCGAGCGCGGCGTGGCCCAGGTCCGCTTCACCCGCACGCTGCGCCGCCCCCGCGACACCCGCACCGTGACCCGGTCTTACGTCGCAACCGTCGGCTACGACTTCCAACCCGAAACCCGCCAGCGCCTTCAGGATGTCTGGGCCAACCCCTTGGGCTTCGTGGTGACCTCCTACCGCGTCGACGCCGAGACCCTGGAGAACTGA
- a CDS encoding type IV secretion system protein, protein MGVIRDILGQVDAAVNTVAQDGFVSSAASVGNVISAGATLLVVLLGINAVMQLRPLPFGTGFAFGIKVALVGIFAQSWDNFSVIYGVVTEVPDSIGASILALTGSGDEAGVYESLDNMVARITAYGDTIGDRAGWVFGAVLGAIFFVLSAVFAAVTAGIIAFARIVFALMIVIAPFMIVTSLFKPTQSLFEAWTRATIGYALMPVAAAGAAGIIVAIAEAIGDASADPGDVETVSLILPFLVILILSAGIMASVPYIASNLTGVVGIASNAVGLTGLARQGFVNTREYGTGTASRLVTGKSPHELNQMANAGVVKTGEMIRQSPGALLSAAKSFRKP, encoded by the coding sequence ATGGGCGTTATTCGGGACATTCTCGGGCAGGTCGACGCCGCGGTGAACACCGTAGCACAGGACGGCTTTGTTTCTTCCGCGGCCTCGGTCGGCAATGTCATCTCGGCAGGTGCGACCCTCCTTGTCGTGCTTCTCGGGATCAACGCGGTCATGCAACTGCGCCCCCTGCCTTTCGGCACGGGCTTTGCCTTCGGGATAAAAGTGGCGCTGGTTGGGATATTCGCGCAGAGCTGGGACAATTTCAGTGTCATATATGGCGTGGTCACGGAGGTCCCCGACTCCATCGGCGCCTCGATCCTTGCCCTTACCGGCTCGGGCGATGAGGCCGGGGTATATGAGAGCCTCGACAACATGGTCGCCCGCATCACCGCTTATGGCGACACGATCGGCGACCGCGCAGGCTGGGTCTTTGGCGCGGTCCTCGGCGCGATCTTCTTCGTCCTCTCCGCCGTCTTCGCCGCCGTCACCGCCGGGATCATCGCCTTCGCCCGCATCGTTTTCGCACTGATGATCGTGATCGCGCCTTTCATGATCGTGACCTCGCTTTTCAAGCCAACCCAGTCCCTCTTCGAGGCCTGGACCCGCGCCACCATCGGCTATGCGCTGATGCCCGTCGCCGCCGCCGGGGCCGCTGGCATCATTGTCGCCATAGCAGAAGCCATCGGGGATGCGTCAGCCGATCCGGGCGATGTCGAGACCGTCAGCCTCATCCTGCCCTTCCTCGTGATCCTCATTCTCAGCGCCGGGATCATGGCTTCCGTTCCCTATATCGCGTCCAATCTCACCGGCGTGGTGGGCATTGCCTCCAACGCCGTTGGTCTGACCGGCCTCGCACGTCAGGGATTCGTGAACACGCGGGAGTATGGCACGGGTACCGCCTCGCGCCTCGTCACCGGCAAGTCCCCGCATGAGCTGAACCAGATGGCCAATGCGGGCGTGGTGAAGACCGGCGAGATGATCCGCCAAAGCCCCGGCGCGCTCCTCTCCGCCGCCAAATCCTTCCGCAAACCCTGA
- a CDS encoding type IV secretion system protein has protein sequence MRQLLLTAAVVTTLGFSSPASAQGVPTFDGSQLGQLVAQLEHMAEDLNVQMQQLATMRLELETQLSQLTNLEAQLTSLIEGSGLGELFATVEEFRALRGKLVAPLNTAQSLASGDFLSGFNPGAELSASVERVLSGSGFTSERLGTLSSSDQPADNRIAASAGASAMLSVAAQESHSEAGQSLERLQTMVGLIDDQDGLKAAVDLNTRVTAELGIILTQIWRLEAAQGVSAGQLGVVDAATLADERKFRSMAVDP, from the coding sequence ATGAGACAGCTTCTCCTGACCGCCGCGGTGGTCACCACACTCGGGTTTTCTTCGCCCGCCTCGGCTCAAGGCGTGCCGACCTTTGATGGATCGCAGCTTGGCCAACTCGTGGCGCAGCTCGAACACATGGCCGAGGACCTGAATGTCCAGATGCAGCAGCTCGCCACCATGCGTCTGGAGTTGGAAACCCAGCTGTCGCAACTCACGAACCTCGAGGCGCAACTGACCTCGTTGATCGAAGGCAGCGGGCTCGGCGAACTCTTTGCCACGGTCGAGGAATTCCGAGCGCTGCGTGGCAAGCTGGTGGCCCCGCTCAACACCGCGCAATCCTTGGCCAGCGGTGATTTTCTGAGCGGCTTCAATCCCGGCGCGGAACTGTCAGCCTCAGTCGAGCGCGTGCTGTCGGGCAGCGGCTTCACCTCGGAACGCCTGGGGACACTCTCAAGCTCTGACCAACCCGCCGACAACCGGATTGCCGCCTCGGCCGGGGCCAGCGCCATGCTCTCCGTCGCGGCACAAGAAAGCCACTCAGAGGCGGGGCAAAGCCTTGAGCGGCTCCAGACCATGGTCGGGCTCATCGACGATCAGGACGGGCTGAAAGCAGCCGTCGATCTCAACACCCGCGTCACCGCCGAGCTCGGGATCATCCTGACCCAGATCTGGCGTCTGGAAGCCGCGCAAGGCGTCAGCGCCGGCCAGCTCGGCGTTGTCGATGCCGCGACCCTTGCAGATGAGCGCAAGTTCCGCTCGATGGCGGTGGATCCATGA